ACATGCTTTCCACTACTGGTTGGACCAAAGAAAAAGCTGTAGGCACTCTCCCACATGCTGTTCTTTGGATCAGCTCTTGAATTAAATAACTTTGATATTATCGGTATTTTCAAACTTGATCACCTCCTAAAAATGGGCATGAAAAAAGCATCTAATTTTTATAGATGCCTAAATTTAAGTGGTTCCGCTTTCTATTATTTCGTAAAACAGCTTTCTATATGATAAACCAAGGGATGTACTAACAACTTTACACCATGTTTCTTCGCTAATGTTAATGTTTTCTACACACCAAATTTTATAATGACACTCTTTAGTAGTATAATAATCTATCTTAATGTCGCTATTAGTATCTTGATATTTAATCCTATAATCATTATGTTCATATTGGTTCTTAGTAAAGTCAATGTGCTTAAATGTTCTTTTATTAGGATAATACTTTCCATGAATAAAAGTTACATAGACTGGATCCCTGACGCTATCTTCCTGTACATAAGGCAGCTCCTCTATTTCAATGTGCCAAAACTCTTCGTCACGTTCTCTATCATAATCTTTCTTAATGACCATTAACAGTTTATTTAAATTTTCTGAGTCTATATGAACAATAATATTTTTATTATTTTCAAGTTGCGTATTATTAAAGTTAAAATTCAATCCTCTAAATTTCTCAAAACAAAGCAATCGTCTGGTTTTAGCCTCTAACAATGGTATGGACAATCTCTCATCTAATCTCATAAAAAAGTCAGCTTTTTCTAGTATGACCTCTTCAGATAAAATCTTAAATACAGCCGGCATCTTGTCTGAAAATTCTAATTTTTCTCTATTAACAAAGATGCTGTATAAGTAATATTTTTCATCATAAATAAAGCCATCAGAACAAAATTTAATACCCTTAACCTTAGTTAGTTTATAATCTGTGGTGTTATATTGAAATCGCTCTCTGGAACAAATTAATCTAAGATCCGATCTATCAAAACGGTATGTGTCTAGTACATAAGCCGCAATAGCACAGCAGATTTTTTCTCTGCTTATGACCACCTCTTCCGGCATCTTTGTTTCAGAAGATAAAATCTCATGTATTTCTTGTTCATTTAATTTTTTCCCTATATTAGCATTCAATAAGTTTCTGCAAACAAAGAAATACGAACTTCTTTCTGTACAGTTGGCTAAATACAGCAGGATTTCTTCAATTGTAATGGAATTGTTTTGCAATATGCACTCTATTTCATTGCAAAACTCCTGCAGATAAAAAGGTATCCCTTCCCACTGACCACTAAATAGTCTCCAAAGAGAAAACTTAGGATGAAGATGAAGAGCATAATAACTCAAATCCTCATAATTTTCAAGATCTTTAATTTCATCTATTACTATTCCTACTTTTTTAAAGTTCAATCATCTCCACCCCCAATTAGTTATATTATATCATAGCTATATCGTTAATTCATGGGAAATAGATGATATATCAAAACACCAAAACACCCCGTTCATCATAAACCGACTTCCCACCATGATTTCCGTCATTTCTAATAGCCCTGTCAAGTGCCATAATCATTGCCACAGCACCATCTATTTTTTCACTAGATTTTGCTTTATCTGGCTTGATATTTCCAGCAGGGTCCGTTCTGATATGAATGTTGTCCATCATCCAGCTAAGCACTGGATGCCCTCCATGGGCTATTCTTTTCTCTAACGCCAGTTTCATTAACTCTCTTGTGGGCGGCGACATATCTTTAAATCCTTGTCCAAAAGGCACCACAGTGAAACCTGCTCCTTCTAAGTTTTGAACCATCTGCACTGCTCCCCAGCGATCAAATGCGATTTCCTGTATATTAAACCGAGTTCCTAAGTCCTCAATGAATTTTTCTATAAAACCATAGTGTATGACATTGCCTTCAGTCGTCTCAATATGACCTTCTCTTTCCCAAATATCGTAAGGGACATGATCTCTACGTACTCTTAAATCCATGTTATCCTCTGGAATCCAAAGGTATGGCAATACATAGTATTTATCATCTTCTTCCGTTGGTGGAAATACCAATACAAAAGCGGTAATGTCCGTAGAGCTTGATAAGTCCAACCCACCGTAGCAGATTCTACCCTTTAGTTTCTCAGGCTCTACTGGGATGCTACACTTCTCCCAAGTTTCCACAGGCATCCACTTGATATTTTGCTTAAGCCACATATTCAGTCGCAGCTGCTTAAATAGAGCTTCTTCTGCTGGGTCCTGTTTGGCCTGCTGGAAGTGTTCCCTAACTCTTTCTATTTTGATGGTGTGGCCAAGGCTTGGATTGGCTTTATACCAGTTCTTTTCATCCTCCCAGTCATCACCTTCATCAAGGCCATAAATAATTGGTAAGAATGTATCGTCTATCCTTTTGCCATTTAAAATGTCTTTCGCCTTTTGGTGCATCTCCCAGCCATAACCTCTTAGCTTATCTCCTGCTGTAGTAAGATAAATAAAGAGCGGCTCTTCTCTAGCATCTCCTGAGCCGGTAGTAAGCATCCTAGCAAGGTCAGCATTAGGATAGGTCCAAATCTCATCTAGTATTACACAAGAAACATTCAGCCCCGATTTGGATTTTACATCGGAACTTAGAACTTGATAAAAACTCCCAGTTCTCGGATAGACAATTCTTTTCGTGGACATTACTGTTTTAGTTACATTCGATAAGGTCTGGTTCCCTTCTACAAAGTTTACGCTGGTATTGAAGATGATGCTTGCTTGCTGACGATCACAAGCGGCAACATAGACCTCTGCGTTGGATTCACCATCAGCAAGGAGCATGTAAAGGGCAATGGCTGCGGCGATTTCACTTTTGCCCGATTTTTTAGGAATTTCCACATACACCGTGCGATACTGCCTAGTTCCATCTTTCCTTACCGTTCCAAAAGCTTTTTTTATTAAATCAATCTCCCAAGGAAGTAGCTTAAAAGGTTTTCCCGCCCATTTCCCTTTGGTAAGTTTTAACTGCTCAATAAACTTAATAACTCTATTGGCTTTTTCTTCAGAGTAAGGCATCGCCATCACCTCCCTCTAGTTTTTTACCCTTAACAGTTCCGCCATTGGATCTTCTTTAGCTGCTTCTTCTATATCCATTCTGATACGGGTCCTTGCAGCAGGGGTAAGTCCAAACTCAGAACAAAAGTCTTTCATCACTTTAAGATAAGTCTGAGCAATAGACACCTGTGGTACCTGCTGAATATATCCGGATGGGGTCTTAAATATGGTCCCATGTTTCGATAGAAATTCCTCCGCTTCCTTCCATCTAGCATAGGCCTGACAATATCCTGAAAACGCAGTCATATCTACCTTAGTGAGAATTCCCATAGACTCTAGAACCTTCGCCATTCGCTTCCACTCTTTCTTTGCTTCCGGCTCCAGCCATGACGGGCATTTAGGTGCTCTTTTTTCTGGCTTTGGTTCTTGGTCATTTAGGGGTTTTCTTCCTGGGTTGCCTTCCAGTATTTTCAGTTCTGTTGGTTTTGGTTTTCTACCTCTTTGGGTCATGGCTTTCACCTCCTTAAATAACCAGAAAAAGAGCCTATGATGGCCCTTCTTCTTATAATTTTATCCTCTTATCCCTTTGAAATTGTAATTACCTTTTTTCACTTCTTCCAGTTCTTCCTTCACAGCCCGTTCATACTCTGGATCTTCTTTTTCCTTTTCGCTGCAGGGGATACAAATACAATCGGTGTTAAAGCGGGACATGGTCCTTCCACCTTTAAGTTCTCCCTTGCAGCGGCCGCAGTGGCTTTGGGTGAAAAACTTATCCATCCTGTTTCCCTCCCTTTTGGCTAATCTCTAAAGCCTCACCAAGGTACCGATTAGGAAGTCCAAACTCTTTATAACCTTCCTGCACGATGTTTAGGTAATGGTGACTGGGAGGGCTTAGGTGAATCCGCTCTGGAATCTTATCCGTCATAACATACACCATGGTAGTTACGATTTCACCACTATCAAGTTCTACTGGAACCATCTCTTTTCCGTAGAAACTGGGGTAGCCTTCATAGCGGTCCAGTGCATTTTCATCTTCCGGCTCCAGCTCCCAAAGCACCACTGGCACTTTGCTACCCTTCTTCGGTTCAATGGTGAGATAAGCGTTTCCCGGTGCGCCTTTAAAGAGTAGCTGGTAGTCATGAATCACCCCAGTTCCATACACTTTGGCGGTAGGGCACCGCATTGCCATTTGCCTAAGATTGAGATTACTGCCATAGGCGGCGTTGATTATTTGCATTTGCTTTCATCCTTTCCAAAAGGGCCTAATTTGCCCCCAGCTTCGCCTGTGTTGGCTTTTATCCGTCTAGGGGACCCCTTCTACCACCCTAAGAGGGGTTTCCCCCTCTGTGGCAGTTAGGCTCGCCGCTTTTTAGGTGTTTCTATGCGGCTCTTCGAAATCTCCAGGCTGCTGAGCCTTCTAGGTGCTTTACCAAATGCTCTCGGCAGTTTTTGAATTCTTCCCCTATAAGGCCTATGCGGTTTAGCCAAGTTCTCATGGCAAATTTAGGGTTCTCCACCTGTGGCTTTTTGGAGCTAGCATTCTTTTGGGTTAAGGCTTGGTGGTTCATGGCTAGAGCCAGTACTATGTAGCTTCTTATTTTTCCGGCATGAAGGTTTGGGTTGTTAAAACCCCTAAGCTCTACCGTTCCCACCCCGTTGAAAAATGAATGTAGGTTTGCGAAGCTATACCTGCTGTCATGGTATTTTCTCGTTCTTGGCCCTCTATAGTCTTCGTACCAAATGTCCTCGATCCCCTTAAAGGTGGTAGGCTTTTGCGCTTTAATTTTCTCTACTAGCTTTTCATCCATCTTTTTGCAGTAGTACATCCTTGTTCTTTCAATCTGCAGGCTATCGTAAAGAAGATCGTTTCTAGCATGAATGATGTTCACAAAGTTTTTAAGGCTTCTTGGTGTGTGGTCCGCCCCGTCTAAGTGGATGTGAATTCCAGTGCAGTTATCTTTGGTGGAAAAAGCCCTCGCCTTTCTCAGCTTTCTTATCAGTTCCTGCAGGCTTTCGATGTCCTCGTCGTAGGTAAGGATTGGGCTTACCAGCTCTACGCTGTATTCTTTTCCTGCTGGTGTCCTTCTGCCCGCTACTCGCCTTTGGGTTCTGATGCTGCCATCGTAGGTAATTTTCCAAACTCGCCCGTCCCTAGTTCTAATCTCGTGGGTGTCGTTTTGGCCATAGGTGCGACTTAAAGTTCCTTCAAAGTGTTCTTTTACAACCTCTGCCGCTCTAACTCTGGTAATTCCTGTCATTTCAATTTCAATGCCAAAATTTCTTTTTAAAAATGCTCGCTTATTCATTTCTTATCCCCCTTCAGTGTATTTTTGCTTGTGTACATATATCACTTAGAAAGGGGATAATAGCAAGTTAATTCTGCTGTATTTCTAAAGATTTCTACTCAACTTCTACATATTCCATCAGTACCTGAAGGGCCGCATCATAACTCTTTGACTGAGTTATTTTTCCCACCATTTCGTCGGCTTGATCTTTCTTGCCAGCTTCCGTTAAAACTTTGCTTGCAATGCCCATCAGGTTAAAGATGTTTCCATTCTCACCAACCAGTTTTACTTTAGGCTTCATGGGCTCTTCCTCCCTTGAAGGCGCCGTTGCCGGTGAGGTTCTTTAATAGTTCTCGCCTTGCATCTTTATATTCCCCACCCACCATTCCTAATCGAAGTAGCCAGGTTCTAAAAGTGTACTTCTCATTAGTGATGGGTTTAGATTTATAGGACGCATGCTTTTGCTTTCTGGCCAGTTTATAGATTAGGGTAAAAAGTTCTTCTGCACCTGCAGTTTCTCTTGGAAGTTGGATTGTCATCTCATCCTTTAGAAAATCAAAAGTTATGCCGGGAGTCTTGCCTCGTCCAATCTCTGTTACAAAGATCTTAAAATCCGCTAGCGTACTTATGTCAGTTTCATTGATGGCGGTAATAAAATCCTCTTCAATCAGCTTCTCTGAAAGCTCCAACGATTTATTTATCAGCGGCTGTTTGCTGTAAATCATATTTAGCATATTCCTTAGGGTCTTTCCGTCTTGCTCTTCTAGGGGAATACGTATTTTTGCTGCAGCTGAGGGCACGTCCTCTATAGCTTCAGTAGCTGCAATATGCACATCCTCTGCAGGCTCGTCCTCTCTTGGTTTTAACACGTCCCTCATCTCTGTTACTTGTCCTTGTTCATCCACAATCTTTCCCTCCTTGTCAATGGTATAAGTCTGCTCCTCTGTTTTTATTTCATATGCAAATGTAGGAGCTGCTAGATATTTTGCCTTTACACCAAAGTGTTCACTTATTACTTTTACTAACTCTTTTCGATTCATCTTAACCCCTCCTATGATTTTGGTATGTCTATACATCACTCAAAATCACGGAAATAGCAAGGGGTTTATTCAGTTACAACATCTTTATATTTCAACTTCTCACCATCTCTAATTAGAAATACATCTTCGTCAGTTCCTGCAGCTTCGACATATCTTTTCACAATTACATCCACAAAACGTTCATCCAGTTCAATCCCATAGCAAATTCTATCTGTCTGTTCAGAGGCAATCCATGTACTACCAGATCCGCCGAAGGGTTCCAACACAATACTATTTGTTAAGCTTGAGTTTTTAATTGGGTAGGCTACTAAGGGGACTGGCTTCATGGTGCTATGAAGTTCGCTTTTTGAAGGTTTGTCAAAATTCCAGACAGTGGTCTCTGCTCTTCCTGCGTACCACTTATGTTTTCCTTTTTTCTTCCAGCCAAATAAGCAAGGCTCATGCTTCCACTGGTACGGACTGCGACCTAATACCAAAGACTGTTTCACCCACTGGCAGACCCCAGAGAGGTAAAATTCTGCATCTTGAAAGGCCTTTCTAAAAATATGGCCTTTGGTATCTGCATGGAATACATAGATGGAAGCGTCATTGGCCATATGATTTTCCATGTTAGTAAAGGCGTCTAACAGAAATTTATAGAACTCCTCATCCTGTAGGTTGTCATTTTTGATAGTTCCTTGGCTTCCATCGTAGGAAACCCCGTACGGTGGGTCCGTC
This genomic interval from Proteinivorax tanatarense contains the following:
- a CDS encoding terminase large subunit; this encodes MPYSEEKANRVIKFIEQLKLTKGKWAGKPFKLLPWEIDLIKKAFGTVRKDGTRQYRTVYVEIPKKSGKSEIAAAIALYMLLADGESNAEVYVAACDRQQASIIFNTSVNFVEGNQTLSNVTKTVMSTKRIVYPRTGSFYQVLSSDVKSKSGLNVSCVILDEIWTYPNADLARMLTTGSGDAREEPLFIYLTTAGDKLRGYGWEMHQKAKDILNGKRIDDTFLPIIYGLDEGDDWEDEKNWYKANPSLGHTIKIERVREHFQQAKQDPAEEALFKQLRLNMWLKQNIKWMPVETWEKCSIPVEPEKLKGRICYGGLDLSSSTDITAFVLVFPPTEEDDKYYVLPYLWIPEDNMDLRVRRDHVPYDIWEREGHIETTEGNVIHYGFIEKFIEDLGTRFNIQEIAFDRWGAVQMVQNLEGAGFTVVPFGQGFKDMSPPTRELMKLALEKRIAHGGHPVLSWMMDNIHIRTDPAGNIKPDKAKSSEKIDGAVAMIMALDRAIRNDGNHGGKSVYDERGVLVF
- a CDS encoding phage terminase small subunit P27 family, with amino-acid sequence MTQRGRKPKPTELKILEGNPGRKPLNDQEPKPEKRAPKCPSWLEPEAKKEWKRMAKVLESMGILTKVDMTAFSGYCQAYARWKEAEEFLSKHGTIFKTPSGYIQQVPQVSIAQTYLKVMKDFCSEFGLTPAARTRIRMDIEEAAKEDPMAELLRVKN
- a CDS encoding gamma-glutamylcyclotransferase codes for the protein MDKFFTQSHCGRCKGELKGGRTMSRFNTDCICIPCSEKEKEDPEYERAVKEELEEVKKGNYNFKGIRG
- a CDS encoding gamma-glutamylcyclotransferase family protein, producing MQIINAAYGSNLNLRQMAMRCPTAKVYGTGVIHDYQLLFKGAPGNAYLTIEPKKGSKVPVVLWELEPEDENALDRYEGYPSFYGKEMVPVELDSGEIVTTMVYVMTDKIPERIHLSPPSHHYLNIVQEGYKEFGLPNRYLGEALEISQKGGKQDG
- a CDS encoding amidoligase family protein, whose product is MNKRAFLKRNFGIEIEMTGITRVRAAEVVKEHFEGTLSRTYGQNDTHEIRTRDGRVWKITYDGSIRTQRRVAGRRTPAGKEYSVELVSPILTYDEDIESLQELIRKLRKARAFSTKDNCTGIHIHLDGADHTPRSLKNFVNIIHARNDLLYDSLQIERTRMYYCKKMDEKLVEKIKAQKPTTFKGIEDIWYEDYRGPRTRKYHDSRYSFANLHSFFNGVGTVELRGFNNPNLHAGKIRSYIVLALAMNHQALTQKNASSKKPQVENPKFAMRTWLNRIGLIGEEFKNCREHLVKHLEGSAAWRFRRAA
- a CDS encoding virulence-related protein, producing the protein MNRKELVKVISEHFGVKAKYLAAPTFAYEIKTEEQTYTIDKEGKIVDEQGQVTEMRDVLKPREDEPAEDVHIAATEAIEDVPSAAAKIRIPLEEQDGKTLRNMLNMIYSKQPLINKSLELSEKLIEEDFITAINETDISTLADFKIFVTEIGRGKTPGITFDFLKDEMTIQLPRETAGAEELFTLIYKLARKQKHASYKSKPITNEKYTFRTWLLRLGMVGGEYKDARRELLKNLTGNGAFKGGRAHEA
- a CDS encoding site-specific DNA-methyltransferase, with protein sequence MKTTEEMKLIPVDKLIPYANNARTHSKDQINKIRSSLREFGFVNPVLIDKDKNIIAGHGRCEAAKAEGIKEVPCVMVEHLTEAQKKAYIIADNKLALEAGWDDELLAVELENLKDLNFDVELTGFNAAEIDELFSNIHDKEVEDDDFDVDATLEEETISKQGDIWLLGRHRLICGDSTKAETYEKLMDGKKANLVVTDPPYGVSYDGSQGTIKNDNLQDEEFYKFLLDAFTNMENHMANDASIYVFHADTKGHIFRKAFQDAEFYLSGVCQWVKQSLVLGRSPYQWKHEPCLFGWKKKGKHKWYAGRAETTVWNFDKPSKSELHSTMKPVPLVAYPIKNSSLTNSIVLEPFGGSGSTWIASEQTDRICYGIELDERFVDVIVKRYVEAAGTDEDVFLIRDGEKLKYKDVVTE